A single region of the Pseudorhodoplanes sp. genome encodes:
- a CDS encoding metalloregulator ArsR/SmtB family transcription factor translates to MSSIGPKQAVFAGLAGIAQALGHQHRLELLEHLGQGERSVEELAAQAGLTFANASRHLQILRRAALVATRRDGKRVLYSLAGEDDVIALLKALGRVGERNAAEIERVMAAYFRARDAMEPVTRKGLIKRLRDRLVTVLDVRPETEFALGHLPSALNIPLPELKKRLAELPKGREIVAYCRGPYCVLSFEAVSLLRARGYTVHRLEDGFPEWKASGLPVESSATA, encoded by the coding sequence CTCGGCCACCAGCACCGTCTGGAGCTGCTGGAGCATCTCGGTCAGGGCGAGCGAAGCGTCGAGGAACTGGCGGCGCAGGCCGGGCTGACATTTGCGAATGCCTCCCGCCATTTGCAGATCCTGCGACGCGCCGCGCTGGTCGCGACGCGCCGTGATGGCAAGCGGGTGCTCTACTCGCTCGCCGGGGAGGACGATGTCATTGCCCTCCTGAAGGCGCTCGGACGCGTCGGCGAGCGCAACGCCGCCGAGATCGAGCGCGTGATGGCGGCCTACTTCCGCGCGCGCGACGCAATGGAACCTGTCACGCGCAAGGGCCTGATTAAACGCCTTCGGGACAGGCTCGTGACCGTGCTTGATGTCCGGCCGGAAACGGAGTTCGCATTGGGCCATCTGCCGTCCGCCCTGAACATTCCGTTGCCCGAACTCAAAAAGCGATTGGCTGAACTGCCAAAGGGGCGCGAAATCGTCGCCTACTGCCGAGGCCCTTACTGCGTATTGTCGTTCGAGGCGGTGTCCCTGCTGAGGGCGCGTGGCTACACCGTGCACCGGCTCGAAGACGGTTTCCCGGAATGGAAAGCGTCCGGCCTTCCTGTGGAAAGCAGCGCAACCGCCTGA
- the ahcY gene encoding adenosylhomocysteinase produces the protein MTAVAKKAGFSDYVVADIGLAEFGRKEINIAETEMPGLMATREEYGAAQPLKGARIAGSLHMTIQTAVLIETLAALGADIRWASCNIYSTQDHAAAAIAAAGIPVFAVKGESLKDYWEYTRKILEWSDGGTPNMILDDGGDATLLVHLGYRAEKGDTAFLDKAGSEEEEILFALIKRTLKEKPGWFAELAKNIRGVSEETTTGVHRLYIMEKEGKLLFPAINVNDSVTKSKFDNLYGCRESLVDGIRRGTDVMMAGKVAMVAGFGDVGKGSAASLRQAGCRVLVSEIDPICALQAAMEGYEVTTMEDAVKRADIFVTATGNKDIITADHMRQMKDRAIVCNIGHFDNEIDVAGLRNMKWVNIKPQVDEIEFPDGHRIILLSEGRLVNLGNAMGHPSFVMSSSFTNQTLAQIELFAHNKDGKYQKKVYTLPKHLDEKVARLHLDKIGVKLTKLRPDQAEYIGVKVEGPFKPDHYRY, from the coding sequence ATGACCGCAGTCGCGAAGAAAGCCGGCTTTTCCGATTACGTCGTCGCTGACATCGGCCTCGCCGAATTCGGCCGCAAGGAAATCAACATCGCCGAAACCGAAATGCCGGGCCTGATGGCGACCCGCGAGGAATATGGCGCCGCGCAGCCGCTCAAGGGCGCCCGCATTGCCGGCTCACTTCACATGACTATCCAGACGGCTGTGCTGATCGAGACGCTGGCTGCGCTCGGTGCCGACATCCGCTGGGCCTCCTGCAACATCTATTCAACCCAGGATCACGCCGCCGCGGCCATCGCCGCTGCCGGCATTCCGGTTTTCGCGGTGAAGGGCGAAAGCCTGAAGGACTACTGGGAATACACCCGCAAGATCCTGGAATGGAGCGACGGCGGCACGCCGAACATGATTCTCGATGACGGCGGCGACGCGACCCTGCTGGTGCATCTCGGCTACCGCGCCGAGAAGGGCGACACGGCGTTCCTCGACAAGGCTGGTTCGGAGGAAGAGGAGATCCTGTTTGCGCTGATCAAGCGCACGCTGAAGGAAAAGCCGGGCTGGTTCGCCGAGCTTGCGAAGAATATCCGCGGCGTCTCGGAAGAGACGACAACCGGCGTGCATCGCCTCTACATCATGGAGAAGGAAGGCAAGCTTCTCTTCCCCGCGATCAACGTCAACGACTCGGTGACGAAGTCCAAGTTCGACAACTTGTACGGCTGCCGTGAATCGCTGGTCGACGGCATCCGCCGCGGCACCGACGTGATGATGGCCGGCAAGGTCGCGATGGTCGCGGGCTTCGGCGATGTCGGCAAAGGCTCGGCGGCGTCGCTCCGTCAAGCCGGCTGCCGCGTGCTCGTCTCCGAGATCGATCCGATCTGCGCGCTGCAGGCGGCGATGGAAGGCTATGAAGTGACCACGATGGAGGACGCGGTGAAGCGCGCCGACATTTTCGTCACCGCCACCGGCAACAAGGACATCATCACCGCCGACCACATGCGGCAGATGAAGGATCGCGCCATCGTCTGCAACATCGGCCATTTCGACAACGAGATCGATGTCGCGGGTCTGCGCAACATGAAATGGGTGAACATCAAGCCGCAGGTGGACGAGATCGAGTTTCCCGACGGCCACCGCATTATCCTCCTGTCGGAAGGCCGCCTGGTGAATCTCGGCAACGCCATGGGTCATCCGAGCTTCGTCATGTCCTCGTCCTTCACCAACCAGACGCTGGCGCAGATCGAGCTCTTCGCGCACAACAAGGACGGCAAGTATCAGAAGAAGGTCTACACGCTGCCCAAGCATCTCGACGAGAAGGTCGCGCGGCTGCATCTCGACAAGATCGGCGTGAAGCTGACCAAGCTGCGCCCCGACCAGGCCGAGTATATCGGCGTGAAGGTCGAAGGCCCGTTCAAGCCGGATCATTACCGATATTAA